ACTCGGACAAATCGATATTCCCAACGAGTATAAATTAGTGGTACGTCTTGATGAGTTTTACTTAAATCAGGTGCAGCGCGATATGGCTGTGATGATTGAACTTGATGATGACGCTATTACTGCCAAAGTGAGCAAAATCGATAGCCGCGTACAGCAGTCTCAATTTCAAATCGAAGTGGACTTACCCAGTAACACTAAAAGTATTAAGCGTGGCCAAAGCATCGACCTTGAGTTAATGCTTGGCAACAATAAAAACGATGCCTTATTACTTAATCGAGGCGCATTTTTCACAAACTCGGGTGGTAATTGGGTTTACGTAATTGAGCAAGGTAGTGATAAAGCACTGCGCCGTGATATTCGTTTAGGTAAAAAAAATCAACATTATTTTGAAGTGCTTGAAGGGCTAAAAGCAGGAGATCAAGTGATCACCTCAAGCTACAGCAACTTCGAAAAAGCACAACAACTACAATTTTAAGGATAACAATAATGATTAAACTAACTAATTTAAGCCGTGTATTTCGTACTCAAGATGTTGAAACAACTGCACTAAGTAATATTACTCTAACCGTAAAAGAAGGTGATTTTTTAGCAATTATGGGCCCATCTGGCTGTGGTAAATCAACCTTATTATCTATTTTAGGCATGTTAGATTCGCCAACGAGTGGAAGCTTTGAGTTTGCAGGTACTGACATTGCAGGTTATAGCGAAAAACAATTAGCAGAGTTACGTAAAGCCTCGATTGGTTTTGTATTTCAGAGCTTTAACTTAATTGATGAATTGACAGTTTATCAAAATGTAGAGCTGCCTTTGCAATATCAAAAAATTTCAAAAAGTGAGCGTAAAGAGCGTGTTGAAACCATTTTAAAGCGAGTGGGTATTGATCATCGAGGCGATCATTTACCGCAACAGTTATCGGGTGGTCAGCAGCAGCGTGTGGCAGTAGCGCGAGCTTTGGTGATTAACCCTAAGCTAATTTTAGCCGATGAGCCAACGGGTAATTTAGACTCAAAAAATGGTGATGAAGTAATGGCAATGCTCCGCGAATTAAATAAAGAAGGCACCACGGTAATTATGGTTACGCACTCTGATAAAGAGGGTAATTACGCAGATCGTTTAGTACGCCTACTTGATGGCCAAGTGATGCTTGATAAAGCAAATAACGTACAGCAAACGGTGGAGGTTGCATAACATGTTTGTAAGTTACTTTATTACAGCGCTGCGTTCGTTCAAACAGCAAAAACAACATTTTATTTTAAATGTATTAGGTTTAAGTATTGGCTTAGCTTCAGCTATTTTAGTAGCGTTGTTCGCACAAAATGAGCTGTCTTACGATAGTCAGCAGCCACATGCTGAAC
This sequence is a window from Pseudoalteromonas aliena SW19. Protein-coding genes within it:
- a CDS encoding ABC transporter ATP-binding protein encodes the protein MIKLTNLSRVFRTQDVETTALSNITLTVKEGDFLAIMGPSGCGKSTLLSILGMLDSPTSGSFEFAGTDIAGYSEKQLAELRKASIGFVFQSFNLIDELTVYQNVELPLQYQKISKSERKERVETILKRVGIDHRGDHLPQQLSGGQQQRVAVARALVINPKLILADEPTGNLDSKNGDEVMAMLRELNKEGTTVIMVTHSDKEGNYADRLVRLLDGQVMLDKANNVQQTVEVA